In Neisseria dentiae, one DNA window encodes the following:
- a CDS encoding glycosyltransferase family 4 protein has translation MKIILATSMSGLGGTENATYRLGRLLCNKGHEVLLASSDGPLVGDCREAGMKWQPIDFYNGGGLGYLKGMQAFFKLVRQEKPDIVHCQMARIVPACAVAAKLASPRTKVFWHARGLVAETYPKVVKIFRRLGVYIIANCKHERDKLIRHGFPANRVTYTYNALHKVDYVPEKAEKDYVTLGTLSRLDYLRAVDQTLDIFKILLDRHLPVRLNIAGVGEDMDKLKAQADRLGVADKVTFLGGVRNLTEYFKEVDILLNNPRCPGDSCAGVGNNVLEAGLYETPVVTYNMGGITEMVIQGETGYCFKLGDEQGFADAVEKLVYDKPLRQQLGKALNKHVNALCSDEEIYRTTMEAYRI, from the coding sequence ATGAAAATCATTCTAGCCACCTCGATGAGCGGCTTGGGCGGCACGGAAAACGCCACCTACCGTTTGGGGCGTTTGTTGTGCAACAAGGGACACGAAGTGCTGCTGGCCTCTTCAGACGGCCCGCTGGTCGGCGATTGCCGCGAAGCGGGCATGAAGTGGCAGCCCATTGATTTCTATAACGGCGGCGGGTTGGGTTATTTGAAGGGAATGCAGGCGTTTTTCAAACTGGTGCGGCAGGAAAAACCCGATATCGTCCACTGCCAGATGGCGCGCATCGTGCCCGCCTGCGCCGTAGCCGCCAAACTTGCGTCGCCGCGCACCAAGGTGTTTTGGCACGCCCGCGGCCTGGTGGCGGAAACCTATCCGAAAGTGGTGAAGATTTTCCGCAGGCTGGGCGTGTATATCATCGCCAACTGCAAACACGAACGCGACAAATTAATCCGCCACGGCTTTCCCGCAAACCGCGTCACCTATACTTACAACGCCCTGCACAAAGTGGATTATGTGCCCGAAAAGGCTGAAAAAGATTATGTAACGCTGGGCACGCTCTCAAGGCTCGACTATCTGCGCGCGGTGGATCAAACGCTGGATATTTTCAAAATACTGCTCGACCGCCACCTGCCCGTCCGCCTCAACATCGCGGGCGTGGGCGAAGACATGGACAAACTCAAAGCGCAGGCCGATCGTTTGGGCGTGGCCGACAAAGTAACTTTTCTCGGCGGCGTGCGCAATCTGACCGAATATTTCAAAGAAGTGGATATTTTGCTGAACAACCCCCGCTGCCCCGGCGACAGCTGCGCGGGTGTGGGCAACAATGTGCTGGAGGCGGGGCTGTATGAAACCCCCGTCGTGACCTACAACATGGGCGGCATCACCGAAATGGTAATACAGGGCGAAACGGGCTACTGCTTCAAGCTCGGCGACGAACAGGGCTTTGCCGACGCCGTGGAAAAACTGGTTTACGACAAACCCTTGCGGCAGCAGTTGGGCAAGGCGTTAAACAAACACGTTAACGCTTTGTGTTCCGACGAAGAAATCTACCGGACCACGATGGAAGCATACCGCATATAA
- a CDS encoding O-antigen ligase family protein gives MKVKNIHLYMLLVYGMLGAYMVGPAMSYFLGIQRIDNLLTILFILCTVLAVLLENKRFPSGIAVLLAGLAVMAGWSALHLVISPITGSQFVDLMFFLSLPCFFYLLYQIVAHSPNPLGFIQRLILFFAAFICIPPFFEIGAGIQFVTAIEELALEAGAVKGLFFNPNNLATTAVCLTPAVLVFFTQLGRNRKEVLVGWGLFALLGLVIFASVSRTAIACYFLVALLTLLYRKNGLATVFSIVLLYLLVAMIPQYAVQDFLLSLNSNEFLERFSTRIYLFLYDFGSDNSVSSRQEIYNHFWNNIPALFTGYGPKNFGEFFGGHIGSSLGFENPHSFVIELYLGFGIVSLLGFLLYVAGYTTLFAAAGGISGKVRMFALTGMAVFLIGGFIPSSILRLPFIWLPCFLLAVYFFGRRPSENVYSAETYNKRY, from the coding sequence ATGAAAGTTAAAAACATCCATCTGTATATGCTGCTGGTTTACGGCATGCTGGGCGCCTATATGGTCGGCCCGGCGATGTCGTATTTTCTCGGCATCCAACGTATCGACAACCTTTTAACCATTCTGTTTATCCTCTGCACGGTGCTTGCCGTCCTGCTCGAAAACAAACGCTTTCCTTCGGGCATCGCCGTGCTGCTTGCGGGCTTGGCCGTGATGGCGGGCTGGAGCGCGCTGCATTTGGTGATTTCGCCGATTACCGGCTCCCAGTTTGTCGATTTGATGTTTTTCCTCTCGCTGCCGTGTTTTTTCTACCTGCTCTACCAAATCGTTGCGCACTCGCCCAACCCGCTGGGCTTTATCCAGCGGCTGATTCTGTTTTTTGCGGCGTTTATCTGTATTCCGCCTTTTTTCGAAATCGGCGCAGGCATTCAGTTTGTTACCGCTATCGAAGAGCTGGCGCTGGAAGCGGGTGCGGTGAAAGGGTTGTTTTTCAACCCCAACAACCTCGCCACCACCGCCGTGTGCCTCACGCCCGCCGTGTTGGTGTTTTTCACGCAGCTGGGCCGCAACCGCAAAGAGGTGCTGGTCGGCTGGGGCTTGTTTGCGCTGCTCGGCCTGGTGATTTTCGCCAGTGTGTCGCGCACCGCCATCGCCTGTTATTTTCTGGTTGCCCTGTTAACGCTGCTCTACCGTAAAAACGGCTTGGCCACCGTGTTTTCCATCGTGCTGCTTTACCTGCTGGTGGCCATGATTCCGCAATATGCGGTGCAGGATTTTCTGCTCTCGTTAAACAGCAACGAATTTTTAGAGCGTTTTTCCACCCGCATTTATCTCTTTTTATACGATTTCGGCAGCGACAATTCAGTTTCTTCGCGCCAGGAAATCTACAACCACTTTTGGAACAATATTCCCGCCCTGTTCACCGGCTACGGCCCGAAAAACTTCGGCGAATTTTTCGGCGGCCACATCGGCAGCAGTTTGGGGTTTGAAAACCCGCACAGTTTCGTTATCGAGCTTTATCTGGGCTTCGGCATCGTGTCGCTGCTGGGTTTCCTGCTTTATGTGGCAGGCTACACCACCCTGTTTGCAGCGGCGGGCGGCATCAGCGGCAAGGTGCGTATGTTTGCCCTAACCGGCATGGCCGTGTTTTTAATCGGCGGGTTTATTCCTTCGTCTATTCTGCGGCTGCCTTTTATCTGGCTGCCCTGCTTTCTGCTGGCCGTTTATTTCTTCGGACGCAGGCCGTCTGAAAACGTTTACTCTGCTGAAACTTATAATAAAAGGTATTGA